One stretch of Schlesneria sp. DSM 10557 DNA includes these proteins:
- a CDS encoding chemotaxis protein CheW has product MSGNDSTRSASSEAMAQSRSTMQFVGFKLADQVYAFRIEGIQEIVIPDHVTSMPQVPDYVEGVSNLRGTIIPIINLRRLLDLDAQSKSEETRTIVVNVGSRTIGCTVDAVTQVIKISPKNIQPAPDIVKADGAAYISGFAKLDSGLVILLDIAELLDPAKLEHVREVARRGSSILSLSKSEN; this is encoded by the coding sequence ATGAGCGGGAACGATTCGACGAGGTCAGCCTCGTCGGAAGCAATGGCCCAATCGCGATCGACGATGCAGTTTGTTGGTTTCAAACTGGCTGACCAGGTGTATGCCTTTCGCATCGAAGGGATTCAGGAGATCGTCATCCCGGATCATGTGACGAGCATGCCTCAAGTCCCCGACTACGTCGAAGGTGTCAGCAATCTCCGCGGAACGATCATCCCGATCATCAACTTGCGCCGACTGCTCGACCTGGATGCCCAGTCGAAAAGCGAAGAAACCCGAACCATCGTCGTCAACGTCGGTTCAAGAACAATCGGATGCACGGTCGACGCGGTGACCCAGGTCATCAAAATTTCGCCCAAAAATATCCAACCCGCCCCGGACATCGTGAAAGCTGACGGAGCGGCTTATATCTCGGGGTTTGCCAAGCTCGACAGTGGATTGGTCATCCTGCTCGATATCGCTGAACTTCTGGATCCGGCGAAACTCGAGCACGTCCGAGAGGTAGCTCGTCGCGGCTCTTCGATTTTGTCACTCTCCAAATCTGAAAACTAA
- a CDS encoding methyl-accepting chemotaxis protein encodes MATDESLSSAPSPGRPRARRTSATARRVEPRIDFQQILENSTVRVIVADLSLRITYLNAASLSTLRELQHLLPCDVNNLLGQSIDIFHRNPEHQRRLLADPRNLPHLANIRLGPETLALRVSAMFDEAGNYAGPMITWERITDKVRLEHEQQRLQQMLEHATVRMILADENLKIVYMNPASVRTLKQLEHLLPCKVDQMMGQSIDIFHRNPEHQRRILANPDSLPHQAQIKLGNEILNLNAVAIRDSAGKYIGPMINWELVTDQVHTKEREQALQAEQQRIADDMRTRISQLMVVVQAIANGDLTQELEQNWEDDLGRLSLSIRQMSSDLRELIGQLIESAAQQNEGARAISESSQNLSEGAQSQAASVEEMSASIEELVRSIQDISENSVEARRQAESTSELAKSGGNSVSEAISSMRLIQKSSEQINDIIQVISEIANQTNLLALNAAIEAARAGEHGLGFAVVADEVRKLAERSSLAAKEITQLIKESTRRVAEGADLSEKVGKSLGSIVNAVEMTALGITRIADSTRTQAASAKDVQLAIRSISKTTDSNAAASEEMAASAEELGSQATTLQDLVARFKV; translated from the coding sequence ATGGCCACCGACGAATCACTCTCATCCGCACCCTCACCAGGGCGTCCCCGTGCGCGACGCACGTCCGCTACTGCACGGCGGGTGGAGCCCCGAATCGATTTTCAACAGATTCTCGAGAACTCAACCGTCCGCGTCATCGTGGCTGACCTTAGCCTGAGAATTACTTACCTGAACGCGGCCTCTCTCTCGACACTTCGAGAGCTTCAGCATCTGCTTCCCTGCGATGTGAACAATCTTCTCGGTCAGTCGATCGACATTTTCCACCGGAATCCAGAGCACCAGCGAAGACTGCTCGCCGATCCGCGCAATCTGCCACACCTCGCAAACATCCGACTGGGACCCGAAACACTCGCACTGCGGGTGTCGGCAATGTTCGACGAAGCAGGAAACTATGCGGGCCCCATGATCACGTGGGAACGAATCACCGACAAAGTCCGGCTGGAACACGAGCAGCAGCGGCTTCAGCAGATGCTGGAGCACGCTACGGTCCGCATGATTCTCGCCGACGAGAACCTCAAAATCGTCTATATGAATCCCGCGTCGGTCCGAACACTCAAGCAACTCGAGCATCTGCTCCCCTGCAAAGTCGACCAGATGATGGGGCAGTCGATCGACATCTTCCACCGCAATCCTGAACACCAGCGACGCATTCTGGCCAACCCTGACTCCTTGCCGCATCAGGCCCAGATCAAACTGGGAAACGAGATCCTCAATCTGAACGCTGTGGCGATCCGCGATTCGGCCGGAAAATACATCGGCCCCATGATCAATTGGGAACTCGTCACGGACCAGGTCCACACGAAGGAACGGGAGCAGGCACTTCAGGCAGAGCAGCAACGCATTGCGGACGACATGCGGACTCGGATCAGCCAACTGATGGTCGTGGTTCAGGCCATCGCAAACGGTGACCTCACACAGGAACTCGAACAGAATTGGGAAGATGATCTGGGACGACTGAGCCTCAGCATCAGACAGATGTCGAGCGACTTGCGGGAGTTGATCGGTCAGCTTATCGAGTCGGCAGCCCAGCAGAACGAAGGGGCCCGGGCCATTTCCGAAAGCTCACAGAATCTCAGTGAAGGGGCTCAGTCGCAGGCCGCTTCCGTTGAGGAAATGTCTGCCAGCATCGAAGAACTTGTCCGCTCGATCCAGGACATTTCAGAGAACTCAGTAGAAGCGCGACGACAGGCTGAATCGACGTCGGAACTGGCCAAGTCAGGTGGGAACTCGGTCAGTGAAGCAATTTCTTCGATGCGGCTGATTCAGAAGTCCAGCGAACAGATCAATGACATCATCCAGGTCATCAGTGAGATTGCCAACCAGACCAACCTGCTGGCACTGAACGCCGCGATCGAAGCGGCACGGGCGGGTGAGCATGGATTGGGATTCGCCGTGGTGGCCGATGAAGTCCGTAAACTGGCGGAACGTTCGAGTCTGGCAGCCAAAGAGATTACGCAGCTCATCAAGGAATCAACGCGGCGCGTGGCGGAAGGAGCCGACCTGTCGGAAAAGGTTGGCAAGTCGCTGGGTTCCATCGTCAACGCCGTAGAAATGACGGCGCTGGGGATCACCCGCATCGCGGATTCGACCAGGACTCAGGCAGCCAGCGCCAAAGATGTTCAGCTTGCAATCCGGTCGATCAGCAAGACAACTGACTCGAATGCAGCAGCATCGGAAGAGATGGCCGCCAGTGCAGAGGAACTGGGTTCACAGGCGACAACGCTACAGGATC
- a CDS encoding cytochrome P460 family protein, whose product MRVSRRSLGITILLALLVGLLLRSADSELTPQNPRITQGMALPEYDEEGRLRRPDGFEKWVVVGTSVGLGYSDGAQSNADNPGTFHNVYLQPEAFDHYVKTCEFPEQSVFIVTNLPSRPAKTKGPVSRTGFVAAPTEGLEVAVKDSKRFPDAWAYFLFHDAAEGRNQTVRKTEAPIARNACYDCHAEHGADDNVFTQFYSVLTSAREKELRKSKTGK is encoded by the coding sequence GTGCGAGTTTCGCGTCGATCTCTGGGAATCACCATCCTTTTGGCTCTGCTTGTCGGACTGTTGCTGCGGTCGGCCGATTCAGAGTTAACACCGCAGAATCCAAGGATTACACAAGGAATGGCGCTACCCGAATACGACGAAGAGGGAAGGTTGCGCAGGCCCGATGGATTTGAGAAATGGGTCGTGGTGGGAACGTCTGTCGGTCTTGGCTACTCCGATGGAGCGCAATCAAATGCAGATAATCCAGGTACGTTTCACAATGTCTATCTGCAACCGGAAGCTTTCGATCACTACGTGAAGACATGCGAATTTCCCGAGCAGTCGGTATTCATTGTGACAAACCTTCCCTCGCGACCTGCCAAGACCAAGGGCCCTGTCTCAAGAACGGGTTTCGTCGCGGCTCCGACAGAAGGGCTTGAAGTGGCTGTCAAGGATTCAAAGCGGTTCCCGGATGCCTGGGCCTACTTTCTGTTTCATGACGCGGCAGAGGGGCGGAATCAGACCGTCCGGAAGACTGAAGCGCCGATCGCGAGGAATGCTTGCTACGACTGCCATGCCGAGCACGGTGCAGACGATAACGTCTTTACCCAGTTTTATTCGGTGCTGACGAGTGCCCGGGAGAAGGAACTCAGGAAGAGCAAAACAGGCAAATAG
- a CDS encoding cytochrome c oxidase subunit 3: protein MSDSSSVVAEPSATSHHHSDDHPRFLAHHFGSPQQQFDAGKFGMWLFLITEVLFFSGLFCAYAVYRSTHPEAFANADRYLDSTLGATNTAVLIFSSLTMAWAVRAAQLGQKTLLIRLLTITLMCASIFLGVKAVEYSHKWDLGILWASQFNPKDHAAHSPALLVLSIPAILATMITGVAFAVSRAKKSPIAAPFWFCLLLTSVAFFGGVGLGTMVPVIEESFTGVKHGGDHEESHSEQGGDRSHGHDEHANVAQGTDAHAGHSHAAESQVSEPQASIGNGPSHLLGQAEFDPTYTGIFFSIYYVMTGLHAIHILAGMGTIAWLVWRSIRGDFGPDYFGPVDYVGLYWHLVDLIWIYLFPLLYLIG from the coding sequence ATGTCCGATTCATCAAGCGTAGTTGCCGAGCCCTCCGCCACTTCGCATCATCACAGTGACGATCATCCGAGGTTCCTGGCCCATCACTTCGGCTCGCCCCAGCAACAATTTGATGCGGGCAAGTTCGGCATGTGGCTGTTTCTGATCACTGAAGTCCTTTTTTTCAGTGGGCTGTTCTGTGCCTATGCGGTCTATCGCAGCACCCATCCGGAAGCGTTCGCGAATGCCGACCGCTATCTCGATTCGACATTAGGCGCCACGAACACTGCCGTGCTGATTTTCAGTAGCCTGACGATGGCGTGGGCAGTTCGCGCAGCTCAGTTGGGTCAGAAGACTCTGCTGATCCGCTTGCTGACGATCACTCTCATGTGTGCCAGCATCTTCCTGGGCGTGAAAGCCGTGGAATACAGCCACAAGTGGGACCTGGGGATCCTGTGGGCTTCTCAGTTCAACCCGAAAGATCATGCGGCACACAGTCCAGCGCTGCTCGTACTCTCAATTCCAGCGATCCTGGCAACGATGATCACGGGCGTTGCATTTGCGGTCTCGCGAGCCAAGAAGTCTCCAATCGCAGCCCCCTTCTGGTTCTGTCTGCTGCTGACCAGCGTTGCGTTCTTCGGCGGCGTCGGCCTGGGAACAATGGTTCCCGTGATCGAGGAATCCTTCACCGGTGTCAAACACGGTGGCGATCACGAAGAATCGCACTCAGAGCAGGGCGGGGATCGAAGCCACGGTCACGATGAGCACGCAAACGTAGCTCAGGGGACTGATGCCCACGCGGGTCACAGCCACGCAGCCGAAAGCCAAGTCAGTGAACCCCAGGCCAGCATCGGAAATGGCCCTTCGCATCTCCTGGGCCAGGCAGAATTCGATCCGACCTACACGGGGATCTTCTTCAGCATTTACTATGTCATGACCGGCCTGCACGCGATTCACATTCTGGCTGGAATGGGAACCATCGCATGGCTGGTCTGGCGATCGATCCGAGGTGATTTTGGGCCAGACTATTTTGGTCCCGTCGACTACGTTGGCCTGTACTGGCACCTTGTCGACCTGATCTGGATCTACCTGTTCCCACTCTTGTATCTCATTGGGTAA
- a CDS encoding cytochrome C oxidase subunit IV family protein, whose amino-acid sequence MSHSESHSVANPMTPHHTEVGHHGHQGLHVHVMPLSMLFTIFGALIFFTIATVVISKFHLGAWEVPITMAIATTKAALVAVYFMHLRYDNPFHAIVFCFSLLFVALFLGGTLIDVREYQPDLIPFTAPAAPAAAPAQ is encoded by the coding sequence ATGTCTCACTCAGAATCACACTCCGTTGCCAATCCCATGACGCCGCACCATACCGAAGTGGGGCACCATGGCCATCAAGGACTGCATGTCCACGTCATGCCCTTGAGCATGTTGTTTACGATTTTCGGTGCACTGATCTTCTTCACAATTGCCACGGTGGTCATCTCGAAATTTCACCTTGGTGCCTGGGAAGTTCCGATCACCATGGCGATCGCGACCACGAAAGCAGCACTGGTGGCCGTTTACTTTATGCACTTGCGCTACGACAACCCGTTTCACGCGATCGTATTCTGCTTCTCACTCTTATTCGTCGCCCTGTTCCTGGGTGGAACATTAATCGACGTGCGTGAGTATCAGCCGGATCTGATCCCTTTCACGGCCCCGGCTGCACCCGCTGCTGCACCGGCCCAGTAA
- a CDS encoding serine/threonine protein kinase: MSSDPRSQSTRNEFAGGPPPSYDRLHKARTENDTKTVLGADSVAGPDVSGSPTPVGKAIGKYEIRSQLGSGGMGAVYLAFDKMLEREVAIKVLSQEVASSKTALQRFLQEARAIGRLNHPNVVSLHDIDLWNGQYYIVMEYLSGGSLAEMVQTYGPSHWRVACKMIAQAAAGLAAAHAAGMVHRDIKPENLMKTREGLVKVVDFGLTKLVDAAHDTRTAMTKQGQILGTPQYMSPEQFESSEVDLRTDIYSLGASLFRLLTGRFPYEECSSIVQTMMAHLNKPAPKATEFVRHLPIECNHIIAKAMSKQPADRYQTATEMADALMDVIEKGGSHISALTKTPVFTPSPVQQTERASITVSDEVRRLRSVVIIEPSKMLATMMRDTCARSGAFRIDLYSTKQQVIAAMQNHVPDLLMTAMELPDGKGIDLISELSMRCSLNRTCVVLNSSDSTVEDLVAAGTAASLVLAPKRVRPEDTLRIVHAAGPCELEQGIIGAQIDATRFRLVIMSDYKRVPDSVAELIRQTGLLDVVFVGLNDSERIPISETPTVVLRLWELTKATQRDFRDSIFMRLLPDSRHILAEVDVDQRRLYLRALFRQSVIASVHRILDAHRLKCLLQACRAS; encoded by the coding sequence ATGAGTTCCGATCCCCGTTCTCAGTCTACTCGCAATGAGTTCGCAGGAGGCCCCCCCCCATCCTACGACAGGCTGCATAAAGCGCGGACGGAAAACGATACGAAGACCGTTCTGGGGGCAGACTCAGTGGCGGGTCCCGACGTTTCGGGCTCACCTACTCCTGTCGGCAAAGCCATTGGCAAGTACGAAATCCGGTCCCAGTTAGGCTCGGGCGGGATGGGGGCCGTCTATCTCGCGTTTGACAAGATGCTTGAACGGGAAGTGGCAATCAAGGTCCTGTCACAGGAAGTCGCTTCTTCGAAGACGGCGCTTCAAAGGTTTCTTCAGGAAGCCCGCGCGATTGGTCGACTGAATCATCCGAATGTCGTATCACTGCACGACATTGATCTCTGGAACGGCCAGTACTACATCGTCATGGAGTATCTCTCAGGGGGAAGCCTCGCGGAAATGGTCCAGACTTACGGCCCGTCGCATTGGCGAGTCGCCTGTAAGATGATCGCCCAGGCGGCGGCTGGACTGGCCGCGGCACATGCCGCCGGCATGGTCCACCGCGATATCAAACCCGAGAATCTGATGAAGACGAGGGAAGGACTTGTCAAAGTCGTCGACTTCGGATTGACAAAGCTGGTCGACGCGGCACATGACACCCGAACAGCGATGACCAAACAAGGTCAGATCCTGGGGACTCCTCAGTACATGAGCCCCGAACAATTCGAATCGTCGGAAGTCGATTTACGAACGGACATCTACAGTCTAGGCGCCTCGCTCTTTCGTTTGCTGACAGGCCGTTTTCCCTACGAGGAATGCTCGTCCATTGTCCAGACAATGATGGCCCATCTGAATAAACCAGCACCGAAAGCGACGGAATTTGTTCGGCACCTCCCGATTGAGTGCAACCACATCATTGCCAAGGCAATGTCCAAGCAGCCCGCAGACCGCTATCAGACAGCGACCGAGATGGCCGATGCGCTGATGGACGTCATCGAAAAGGGGGGCTCACACATCTCGGCGCTGACCAAGACCCCCGTTTTCACGCCGTCGCCCGTCCAGCAAACGGAGCGCGCGTCTATCACAGTCAGTGATGAGGTCCGCCGATTGCGGTCGGTCGTCATCATTGAGCCATCGAAGATGCTCGCCACCATGATGAGAGACACGTGTGCCCGGTCAGGCGCTTTTCGTATCGACTTATACTCGACCAAACAACAGGTCATCGCAGCAATGCAGAACCATGTGCCTGATCTCTTGATGACGGCCATGGAATTGCCCGATGGGAAGGGGATCGATCTCATTTCAGAATTGAGTATGCGATGCTCACTCAACCGAACATGCGTCGTGCTCAATTCCAGTGACTCAACTGTCGAAGACCTGGTTGCCGCTGGTACGGCTGCCAGCCTGGTGCTGGCCCCCAAGCGGGTACGCCCCGAAGATACGCTTCGCATCGTCCATGCGGCGGGTCCCTGTGAACTGGAACAGGGAATCATCGGCGCTCAGATCGACGCGACCCGGTTCCGCCTTGTCATTATGTCAGATTACAAGCGGGTACCAGACTCCGTTGCGGAATTGATTCGCCAGACGGGACTTCTGGATGTGGTATTCGTCGGATTGAATGACTCGGAAAGAATCCCCATTAGTGAGACGCCCACTGTCGTGCTGCGACTTTGGGAATTGACTAAAGCGACCCAGCGGGATTTCCGCGACTCGATTTTCATGCGACTTCTACCGGACTCGCGCCACATTCTCGCAGAAGTCGATGTCGACCAGCGAAGGCTTTACTTACGAGCTCTTTTCCGTCAAAGCGTCATCGCGTCTGTCCACCGCATTCTGGATGCACATCGCCTGAAATGTCTATTACAGGCATGCCGGGCGTCATAA